A window of Esox lucius isolate fEsoLuc1 chromosome 18, fEsoLuc1.pri, whole genome shotgun sequence contains these coding sequences:
- the rmdn3 gene encoding regulator of microtubule dynamics protein 3 has translation MKPIGRNGMIGLCIGATAGVGLVTFIIYKEVSRRRSKTLVLQTNTPEYLIDSPNGTLSQTGPVEEQEAVVRQQTLAGVEAMMQGLSLEQQVELRNRLDEVLTCVSSLRFEVAELRTGLQDIAQQIIQDVKKGVEESQRARRRRHMVSHRERTDSMSSSSIYFSASQGNASMYGGETSEGGYSTANAESDYTDRDTDRETDKEVEGEPEEESEEDQSCATILTLRQEDSQEEEDEPQEEDEDKEEVLEVMAEVPSGELALLLAQSDILHTGDDKLKAEGFRLLLANKQEYGDSNEFLWRLARAYSDMYDSTEDKQEKKLYAEQGREEAEFALKKNGLNAECHKWFAVLTALTSQYESMHGKLKSSHILKEHLDQAIAHRDDDPLCFYLLGRWCYDVSTLDWLERKAAAALYDKPPMSTLHDALENFLKAEELNPGFSKTVRLYIAMCHKELGNLSEAKNWAKLALKMARDSTEDENSAKLEAELGALIDKTDLSLSDGDK, from the exons ATGAAGCCGATAGGGAGAAATGGGATGATAGGACTGTGTATAGGAGCAACGGCGGGTGTAGGCCTGGTTACATTCATTATCTACAAAGAAGTGAGTAGAAGAAGATCTAAAACATTAGTACTCCAGACCAACACCCCAGAGTACTTGATAGACAGTCCAAATGGAACACTCTCACAGACTGGGCCAGTTGAAGAACAAG AGGCGGTGGTCAGGCAGCAGACCCTGGCTGGGGTGGAGGCGATGATGCAGGGCCTGTCCCTGGAACAGCAGGTGGAGCTCAGAAATCGTCTGGATGAGGTGCTGACCTGTGTATCTTCCCTTCGCTTCGAGGTGGCTGAGCTGAGGACCGGCCTGCAGGACATCGCCCAGCAGATTATCCAGGATGTCAA GAAGGGTGTTGAGGAGAGCCAGAGAGCGCGCAGGCGAAGGCACATGGTCAGCCACCGGGAACGCACCGACTCAATGAGCTCCAGCTCCATCTACTTCTCCGCCAGTCAGGGCAACGCCAGCATGTATGGAGGGGAAACCAGCGAGGGAGG CTACTCCACCGCCAATGCTGAGTCGGACTACACAGACCGAGACACGGATAGGGAGACGGACAAGGAGGTGGAAGGAGAGCCTGAGGAGGAATCGGAGGAGGACCAAAGCTGTGCCACAATCCTGACTCTGCGCCAGGAGGACTCccaggaggaggaagacgaaCCACAGGAAGAAGACGAGGACAAAGAGGAGGTGCTGGAGGTAATGGCTGAGGTGCCCAGTGGAGAATTGGCACTGCTCCTGGCCCAGAGTGATATTCTCCATACGGGGGATGACAAGCTGAAGGCAGAGGGCTTTCGTCTGCTGCTCGCCAACAAGCAAGAG tATGGCGACAGCAATGAGTTTCTATGGCGACTGGCCCGTGCCTACAGTGATATGTATGATTCCACTGAGGACAAGCAGGAAAAGAAGTTGTATGCCGAGCAAG GTCGTGAGGAAGCAGAGTTTGCACTGAAGAAGAATGGCCTGAATGCCGAATGTCACAAGTG GTTTGCTGTTCTCACTGCCCTCACCTCCCAATATGAGAGTATGCATGGCAAACTGAAAAGCAGTCACATCCTTAAG GAGCACTTAGACCAAGCGATCGCCCATAGGGACGATGACCCACTGTGTTTCTATCTACTGGGGCGCTGGTGTTATGAT GTTTCCACTCTAGACTGGCTGGAGAGGAAGGCTGCAGCAGCCCTGTATGACAAACCACCGATGTCTACTCTCCACGACGCCCTGGAAAACTTCTTGAAG GCAGAGGAGCTGAACCCAGGATTCTCCAAGACAGTAAGACTTTACATCGCCATG TGTCATAAGGAGCTAGGGAATTTGTCAGAAGCCAAAAACTGGGCCAAGTTGGCTTTGAAGATGGCTAGGGACTCAACTGAG GATGAGAATAGTGCAAAATTGGAGGCGGAACTGGGAGCCTTGATTGACAAAACAGACCTCTCCCTCTCCGATGGAGACAAATAA